Proteins from a genomic interval of Bradyrhizobium sp. CCBAU 53340:
- a CDS encoding Zn-dependent hydrolase, which yields MPETNPRANGERVLADLHALRAFGAYKTGVHKPTFSEPHKQSLDWLIQKLPEAGLTGAIDGIGNILGTSAKPGPKLLAGSHLESQNYAGWLDGPLGVVYALEAARVLNPDLSAKGAVEVAAWVDEEGHFGSFLGSRSYVGQVTEAEIDAARDRTNGRTMRDALADMGLAGRPRIAAEPGRHVGYLEAHIEQGDTLESGKLAIGVVTSIVGIWQYRIKFTGEQNHAGTTRMAVRKDAGLALAKFCVAVDERFPIACGPRTVWTTGRITLDPGAPSIIPGGAEMLFQIRDDNPAVIARLEELLRAMAAEASAKGPCSVAVEKIRTGAPAMMNTGFQDAIEAASKALADGRSLRIPSGAGHDAQMLATIMPAGMLFVPSIGGISHHWTENTADADIVTGAHVFVDACRRILAG from the coding sequence ATGCCTGAAACTAACCCGCGCGCCAATGGCGAGCGCGTCCTCGCCGACCTCCATGCGCTCCGCGCCTTCGGCGCCTACAAGACCGGCGTACACAAGCCGACCTTCTCCGAGCCGCACAAGCAGTCGCTGGACTGGCTGATACAAAAGCTGCCCGAGGCCGGCCTCACCGGCGCGATCGACGGCATCGGCAACATCCTGGGCACCAGTGCCAAGCCTGGACCAAAGCTACTCGCCGGCTCGCATTTGGAAAGCCAAAACTACGCCGGTTGGCTCGATGGCCCGCTCGGCGTCGTCTACGCGCTCGAAGCCGCGCGCGTGCTCAACCCCGATCTCTCCGCGAAAGGCGCGGTCGAAGTCGCCGCGTGGGTTGACGAGGAAGGTCATTTCGGCAGCTTCCTCGGCTCGCGCTCCTATGTCGGTCAGGTGACCGAGGCCGAGATCGACGCCGCACGCGACCGCACCAATGGGCGAACCATGCGCGATGCGCTGGCCGACATGGGGCTCGCTGGACGTCCACGCATCGCGGCCGAGCCGGGGCGGCACGTCGGCTATCTCGAGGCGCATATCGAACAGGGCGACACGCTCGAAAGCGGGAAGCTCGCGATCGGCGTCGTGACCTCCATCGTCGGGATCTGGCAGTACCGCATCAAATTCACCGGCGAGCAGAACCACGCCGGCACCACGCGCATGGCCGTGCGCAAGGATGCGGGCCTGGCGCTGGCCAAGTTCTGCGTGGCGGTCGACGAACGTTTTCCGATCGCGTGCGGGCCGCGAACGGTCTGGACCACCGGCCGCATCACGCTCGATCCGGGCGCGCCGAGCATCATTCCGGGTGGCGCGGAGATGTTGTTCCAGATCCGCGACGACAATCCGGCCGTGATCGCGCGGCTGGAAGAGCTCCTGCGAGCCATGGCGGCGGAAGCGAGCGCCAAGGGTCCCTGCTCCGTCGCCGTGGAGAAAATCCGCACCGGGGCCCCCGCCATGATGAACACCGGCTTTCAGGACGCGATCGAAGCCGCGAGCAAGGCGCTTGCCGATGGGCGATCGCTGCGCATACCAAGCGGCGCCGGCCACGACGCACAGATGCTCGCGACCATCATGCCCGCTGGCATGCTGTTCGTGCCCTCGATCGGCGGCATCAGCCATCACTGGACCGAAAACACTGCGGACGCCGACATCGTCACCGGTGCGCACGTGTTCGTCGATGCCTGCCGCCGAATTCTCGCAGGCTAA
- a CDS encoding ABC transporter ATP-binding protein codes for MTTLKIEQVSRTFPARHGNAPTRALEPTDLTIGNNDFVTILGPSGCGKSTLLRIVAGLDRPTNGRVTLDGREVTGPGADRGMVFQSYTLFPWLTVRDNIAFGLRERGVPEAERNKVADAFIRQVGLAGFENHWPKQLSGGMQQRTAIARALANDPKILLLDEPFGALDNQTRALMQEMLLGIWERDQKTVLFVTHDIEEAIFLGSRVIVMSARPGRIKAEIAVDLPHPRSYKIKTTPEFVQLKERLVEEIRTEALKVAEHA; via the coding sequence ATGACCACGCTTAAGATCGAGCAGGTCTCGCGCACCTTCCCGGCGCGCCACGGCAATGCGCCGACCCGCGCGCTGGAGCCGACCGACCTCACTATCGGGAACAACGACTTCGTCACCATCCTCGGCCCTTCCGGCTGCGGCAAGTCCACGCTGCTGCGCATCGTCGCCGGCCTCGACCGGCCGACCAACGGGCGCGTCACGCTCGATGGCCGCGAGGTGACCGGCCCGGGCGCCGATCGCGGGATGGTGTTCCAGTCCTACACGCTGTTTCCATGGCTGACCGTGCGCGACAACATCGCCTTTGGCCTGCGCGAACGCGGCGTACCGGAGGCCGAGCGCAACAAGGTCGCCGACGCCTTCATCCGCCAGGTTGGACTTGCCGGCTTCGAGAACCACTGGCCCAAGCAACTCTCCGGCGGCATGCAGCAGCGCACCGCGATTGCGCGGGCACTCGCCAATGATCCCAAGATCCTGCTGCTCGACGAGCCCTTCGGCGCGCTGGATAACCAGACCCGCGCCCTGATGCAGGAGATGCTGCTCGGCATCTGGGAGCGCGACCAGAAGACCGTGCTGTTCGTCACCCACGATATCGAGGAAGCGATCTTCCTCGGCAGCCGCGTCATCGTCATGAGCGCCCGTCCCGGCCGCATCAAGGCCGAGATCGCGGTGGATCTGCCGCATCCGCGCTCCTACAAGATCAAGACCACGCCCGAATTCGTCCAGCTCAAGGAACGGCTGGTGGAAGAGATCCGCACCGAGGCGCTGAAGGTTGCCGAACATGCCTGA
- a CDS encoding ABC transporter permease codes for MRPLDSVTSKQRVAYGLAFFVLFVALWSWATFGGHVSKTFLANPLTMVQEGYDLLVKQGFVFDIGMTIWRVVGGFALAAIIAVPLGVLMGAYKPIEAFLEPFVSFARYLPASAFIPLLILWAGIGELQKLLVIFIGSVFQVILMVAVTVGATRRDLVEAAYTLGASDRGIIRRVLLPSSAPEIAEILRLVLGWAWTYVIVAELIGSSSGIGHMITDSQALLNTGQIIFGIIVIGLIGLLSDFMFKAFNAWLFPWRLA; via the coding sequence ATGCGTCCCCTGGATTCCGTGACATCGAAGCAGCGCGTGGCCTATGGCCTGGCGTTCTTCGTGCTGTTCGTCGCCCTCTGGTCCTGGGCGACCTTCGGCGGCCATGTCTCAAAGACCTTCCTCGCCAACCCGCTGACCATGGTGCAGGAGGGCTATGACCTGCTGGTCAAGCAGGGCTTCGTGTTCGACATCGGCATGACGATCTGGCGCGTCGTCGGCGGCTTTGCGCTGGCCGCGATCATCGCGGTGCCGCTCGGCGTGCTGATGGGCGCCTACAAGCCGATCGAAGCCTTTCTCGAACCGTTCGTCTCCTTTGCGCGCTATCTGCCCGCCTCCGCCTTCATTCCGCTCCTGATCCTGTGGGCTGGCATCGGCGAATTGCAGAAGCTGCTGGTCATCTTCATCGGCTCTGTGTTCCAGGTCATCCTGATGGTCGCCGTCACTGTCGGCGCGACGCGGCGCGATCTGGTGGAAGCTGCCTATACGCTCGGGGCCAGCGATCGCGGCATCATCCGCCGCGTCCTGCTGCCCTCCTCCGCGCCCGAGATCGCCGAGATTCTGCGGCTGGTGCTGGGCTGGGCCTGGACCTACGTCATCGTCGCCGAGCTGATCGGCTCGTCCTCCGGCATCGGCCACATGATCACCGATAGCCAGGCGCTGCTCAACACCGGCCAGATCATCTTCGGCATCATCGTGATCGGCCTGATCGGCCTCCTCTCGGACTTCATGTTCAAGGCGTTCAACGCCTGGCTGTTTCCGTGGAGGCTCGCATGA
- a CDS encoding ABC transporter substrate-binding protein, with amino-acid sequence MRSSTVFATIIALAATAPALADDVKVGVGISGWTGFAPLTLAKEAGIFKKNGLDVTIKKIPQKDRHLAIASGDVQCAATTVETWISWNANGVATKQIFQLDKSYGADGMAVRNDVTSIKELKGKTVAASAPGTSPYFALAWMLKKNGLTVKDVTVVNLEPAAAAQAFVSGQNDAAMTYEPYLSTVRAAPDKGKIIATTLDYPIVMDTFGCTPKFLSENPKAAQALANSYFEALDMIAKDQAKSYEIMGADVKQTGEQFGNSAKYLRWQDKAANQKFFAGDFLAFNKDAAELLLEIGIIKSTPKVEDLYDASFIK; translated from the coding sequence ATGCGTAGTTCGACAGTTTTTGCGACAATCATTGCACTCGCGGCCACCGCGCCCGCACTCGCCGACGACGTCAAGGTCGGCGTCGGCATCTCCGGATGGACCGGCTTCGCGCCGCTGACGCTGGCGAAGGAAGCGGGCATCTTCAAGAAGAACGGCCTCGACGTCACCATCAAGAAGATCCCGCAGAAGGACCGCCACCTCGCCATCGCCTCCGGCGACGTGCAGTGCGCGGCGACGACCGTCGAGACCTGGATTTCCTGGAACGCCAACGGCGTCGCGACCAAGCAGATCTTCCAGCTCGACAAGAGCTATGGCGCCGACGGCATGGCCGTGCGCAACGACGTTACCTCGATCAAGGAGCTGAAGGGCAAGACGGTGGCGGCCTCCGCGCCCGGCACCTCGCCCTATTTCGCGCTGGCCTGGATGCTCAAGAAAAATGGCCTCACGGTGAAGGACGTCACCGTCGTCAACCTCGAGCCGGCTGCCGCCGCGCAGGCCTTCGTCTCCGGCCAGAACGATGCCGCGATGACCTATGAGCCTTATCTGTCGACTGTGCGCGCCGCGCCCGACAAGGGCAAGATCATCGCGACCACGCTGGACTATCCGATCGTGATGGACACGTTCGGCTGCACGCCGAAATTCCTCAGCGAGAACCCGAAGGCCGCGCAGGCGCTGGCCAACAGCTATTTCGAAGCGCTCGACATGATCGCCAAGGACCAGGCCAAGTCCTACGAGATCATGGGCGCCGACGTGAAGCAGACCGGCGAGCAGTTCGGCAATTCGGCGAAGTACCTTCGCTGGCAGGACAAGGCCGCGAACCAGAAGTTCTTTGCCGGCGATTTCCTCGCCTTCAACAAGGATGCGGCCGAGCTCCTGCTCGAAATCGGCATCATCAAGTCAACGCCGAAGGTCGAGGACCTCTACGACGCCAGCTTCATCAAGTAG
- the hutC gene encoding histidine utilization repressor has translation MSLATDSADKPTLYKRIRADIEQRILTGEWPPGHRIPFEHELVARYGCSRMTVNKALSELAQADLIERRRRAGSFVRRPQHQSAVLKIADIRAEITALGRTYGYELIARKLRAATAADRERLGVKKAGKVVAISCRHSADNVPFAVEDRLIDLSSVPDAATADFSREPPGSWLLHHVPWTEAEHTISAIVADDRTAEALDIVIGAPCLVIDRYTWRSARTITAVRLLYPGDSHRLVARFKGG, from the coding sequence ATGAGCCTCGCCACAGATAGCGCCGACAAGCCGACGCTCTACAAGCGCATCCGCGCCGATATCGAGCAGCGCATCCTGACCGGCGAATGGCCGCCGGGCCATCGCATTCCGTTCGAACACGAGCTGGTCGCGCGCTATGGCTGCTCGCGCATGACCGTCAACAAGGCGCTGTCCGAGCTCGCCCAGGCCGACCTGATCGAGCGGCGGCGGCGCGCCGGCTCCTTCGTGCGGCGGCCGCAACATCAGTCGGCGGTGCTCAAGATCGCCGACATCCGGGCCGAGATCACCGCGCTCGGCCGCACCTACGGCTACGAGCTGATCGCCCGCAAGCTGCGCGCGGCAACCGCTGCCGACCGCGAGCGTCTAGGTGTCAAGAAGGCCGGCAAGGTGGTCGCGATCTCCTGCCGTCACAGCGCCGACAACGTGCCGTTTGCGGTCGAAGACCGGCTGATCGATCTGTCGTCCGTGCCTGATGCCGCGACGGCCGATTTCTCGCGCGAGCCGCCCGGCTCGTGGTTGCTCCATCATGTCCCGTGGACGGAGGCCGAGCATACGATCAGCGCGATCGTTGCGGATGATCGCACGGCGGAAGCGCTTGACATCGTAATCGGTGCGCCATGCCTCGTGATCGACCGCTATACCTGGCGCAGCGCGCGCACGATCACTGCGGTGCGCCTGCTTTATCCCGGTGACTCCCACCGCCTTGTCGCGCGATTCAAGGGAGGCTGA
- a CDS encoding formimidoylglutamate deiminase gives MTRLHFASALLPSGWANDVQVVITAGAIAEVTPDVTPAAGDERHEIALPGLASLHSHAFQRGMAGLAELRGDRADTFWTWRETMYRFALAMTPDDVAAVATLLYVEMLEQGFTRVGEFHYLHHDRDGSHYADLAEMAARIAQAADASGIALTLLPSFYAHGSFGGAAPHDGQRRFINSVDQFATLMTASRKAIANLPGANIGIAPHSLRAVAPDELAAVIPLAEGGPVHIHAAEQVKEVEDCLAWSGRRPVQWLLEHAPLDQHWCLIHATHMTEQEVSAFAKTGAVAGLCPVTEASLGDGIFPAREFLDAGGLFGVGTDSNVLVGVADELRQLEYGQRLKHRARNVLAGTAGRSTGRTLFDDALAGGARALAQPTVGLIKGARADIVSLDAAHPSLAGRYGDAVIDGWIFAAGNGAIDCVWAGGNKVVQGGQHELRQSARERFNAAVRRLVA, from the coding sequence ATGACCCGACTGCATTTCGCCTCCGCGCTCCTGCCCTCGGGCTGGGCCAATGACGTGCAGGTGGTGATCACCGCCGGCGCGATCGCCGAGGTGACGCCTGATGTGACGCCGGCCGCAGGCGACGAGCGCCACGAAATCGCGCTGCCGGGACTTGCGAGCCTGCACAGCCACGCCTTTCAGCGCGGTATGGCGGGGCTTGCGGAATTGCGCGGCGACAGGGCCGACACATTCTGGACCTGGCGCGAGACGATGTATCGCTTCGCGCTGGCGATGACGCCTGATGACGTCGCCGCAGTCGCGACGCTGCTCTATGTCGAAATGCTGGAACAGGGCTTTACCCGTGTCGGCGAATTCCATTATCTGCATCATGACCGCGACGGCTCGCACTATGCCGACCTCGCCGAGATGGCCGCGCGCATTGCGCAAGCGGCTGATGCCTCAGGCATCGCGCTGACGCTGCTGCCGAGTTTTTATGCACACGGTTCCTTCGGCGGCGCCGCGCCACATGACGGCCAGCGCCGCTTCATCAACTCGGTGGATCAGTTCGCTACGCTGATGACCGCCTCACGCAAGGCGATCGCAAACTTGCCAGGCGCCAATATCGGCATCGCGCCGCACAGTCTGCGCGCGGTGGCGCCGGACGAGCTCGCGGCGGTCATCCCGCTTGCCGAGGGCGGGCCGGTGCACATCCATGCCGCCGAGCAGGTGAAGGAAGTCGAGGATTGCCTGGCTTGGTCCGGCCGGCGCCCGGTGCAATGGCTGCTGGAGCATGCGCCGCTCGATCAGCACTGGTGCCTCATCCATGCGACGCACATGACGGAGCAAGAAGTCAGCGCATTCGCAAAGACCGGCGCCGTGGCGGGTCTCTGTCCCGTCACCGAGGCAAGCCTCGGCGACGGCATTTTCCCGGCGCGCGAGTTCCTCGACGCTGGCGGCCTGTTTGGGGTCGGCACCGATTCCAACGTGCTGGTCGGCGTCGCCGATGAGCTGCGTCAGCTTGAATACGGCCAGCGGCTGAAGCATCGCGCCCGCAACGTGCTGGCCGGCACAGCCGGCCGTTCGACCGGTCGCACGCTGTTCGACGACGCCCTTGCGGGCGGCGCGCGGGCGCTGGCCCAGCCAACAGTCGGCCTTATCAAGGGCGCGCGCGCCGACATCGTCAGCCTCGATGCCGCGCATCCGTCGCTGGCGGGACGTTACGGCGACGCAGTGATCGACGGCTGGATCTTTGCCGCGGGCAACGGCGCGATCGATTGCGTCTGGGCCGGCGGCAACAAGGTTGTTCAGGGCGGGCAGCATGAACTGCGCCAGTCCGCACGCGAGCGGTTTAACGCGGCAGTTCGAAGGCTCGTCGCATGA
- the hutI gene encoding imidazolonepropionase: protein MAERFDRIWHNARLATMRADRPDLGEIENGVIAARGGHIVYAGAAADFPVDADAIKRIDCEGRWITPGLIDCHTHLVYGGNRAHEFELRLKGASYEEIARAGGGIVSTVAATRKASEAELVASALPRLDALIGEGATTVEIKSGYGLDAETEMRQLAAARSLGRQRPVAIRTSFLGAHALPVEADGDKDRYIDLVCKEVLPAVAKAGFADAVDAFMEGIAFSAEQTARVFEAAKALGLPVKLHADQLSNLGGAALAAKFSALSADHLEHTDEAGAAAMAKAGTVAVLLPGAFYFIRETLKPPVEAFRKHGVAMALATDCNPGSSPLTSLLLAMNMGATLFRMMVAECLAGVTREGARALGVLDETGTLEAGKWCDLAIWDIERPAELVYRIGFNPLHRRVWRGQ, encoded by the coding sequence ATGGCAGAGCGCTTCGACCGGATCTGGCATAACGCCCGGCTCGCCACGATGCGAGCCGACCGTCCCGATCTCGGCGAGATCGAGAACGGCGTCATCGCCGCCCGCGGCGGCCATATCGTCTATGCAGGCGCCGCGGCGGATTTTCCTGTCGACGCGGATGCGATCAAACGGATCGACTGCGAGGGGCGCTGGATCACGCCGGGCCTCATCGATTGCCACACCCATCTCGTCTATGGCGGCAATCGCGCACACGAGTTCGAGCTGCGCCTGAAGGGTGCCAGCTATGAGGAGATCGCGCGTGCCGGCGGCGGCATCGTCTCGACGGTGGCGGCGACGCGCAAGGCAAGCGAAGCGGAGCTGGTCGCGAGTGCGCTGCCGCGGCTCGATGCGCTGATCGGCGAGGGCGCCACCACGGTCGAGATCAAGTCCGGATACGGCCTCGATGCCGAGACCGAGATGCGCCAGCTCGCGGCCGCGCGCAGCCTTGGCCGTCAGCGGCCGGTCGCGATCCGCACCTCCTTCCTCGGCGCACATGCGTTGCCGGTCGAGGCCGATGGCGACAAGGACCGCTACATCGATCTCGTCTGCAAGGAGGTGCTGCCGGCGGTCGCAAAGGCCGGTTTTGCCGATGCGGTCGACGCCTTCATGGAAGGCATTGCCTTCTCGGCCGAGCAGACCGCGCGGGTGTTCGAGGCGGCGAAGGCGCTGGGATTACCGGTCAAGCTTCACGCGGATCAGCTCTCGAATCTCGGCGGCGCCGCGCTTGCCGCGAAATTCTCGGCACTCTCGGCCGATCACCTCGAGCACACCGATGAAGCCGGTGCCGCGGCGATGGCGAAAGCGGGAACCGTCGCGGTGCTGCTGCCCGGGGCCTTCTACTTCATCCGCGAGACGCTGAAGCCGCCGGTCGAGGCGTTCCGCAAGCACGGCGTTGCCATGGCACTCGCGACCGACTGCAATCCCGGCAGCTCGCCCCTGACCTCGCTGCTGCTCGCCATGAACATGGGCGCGACGCTGTTCCGGATGATGGTCGCCGAATGCCTCGCCGGCGTCACCCGCGAAGGCGCGCGGGCGCTCGGGGTGCTCGATGAGACCGGTACCTTGGAGGCTGGCAAATGGTGCGATCTCGCGATCTGGGACATCGAGCGTCCCGCTGAGCTGGTTTACCGCATCGGCTTCAATCCGCTGCATCGTCGCGTCTGGAGGGGCCAGTGA
- the hutH gene encoding histidine ammonia-lyase, translating to MTGPGAAIVVKPGEVSLDDLARVLGGASVVLDALFWPRVEAAAEIVAKAAQAAAPVYGINTGFGKLASKRIPPDQTALLQRNLIVSHCCGVGPATPEPIVRLMIALKIVSLGRGASGVRRAVIEQLQAMLARNVYPLVPQQGSVGASGDLAPLAHMTAVMIGEGQAILDGEVVPGSEALATAGIAPLTLGPKEGLALINGTQFSTAYAICGVLRAFRLVRAALVTGALSVDAAMASTAPFRPEIQALRGQPGQVAAAATLTALLDGSDIRLSHLEGDERVQDPYCLRCQPQVAGAALDLITQAARTLIVEANAVTDNPLVLVETGEIVSGGNFHAEPVAFAADTIALALSEIGAISERRIATLVDPALNFGLPPFLTPDPGINSGFMIAEVTAAALYAENKQRAAACSIDSTPTSANQEDHVSMAAHAARRLLDMADNLASILGIELLVAAQGITLRAPHATSAPLVAVIALLREQVPALGADRYMAGDLAKAATLVEADALPAAALAALPTDPFPRLA from the coding sequence GTGACGGGGCCGGGCGCAGCGATCGTCGTCAAACCGGGCGAGGTCAGCCTTGACGACCTTGCGCGCGTGCTTGGCGGCGCGTCGGTCGTGCTCGATGCCTTGTTCTGGCCGCGCGTCGAGGCGGCTGCGGAGATCGTCGCGAAGGCCGCGCAGGCGGCGGCACCGGTCTATGGCATCAACACAGGCTTCGGGAAGCTGGCGTCGAAGCGTATTCCTCCCGACCAGACCGCGCTGCTACAGCGCAACCTCATCGTCTCGCATTGTTGCGGCGTCGGCCCGGCCACGCCCGAGCCGATCGTGCGGCTGATGATCGCGCTGAAAATCGTCTCGCTCGGCCGAGGCGCCTCCGGCGTGCGCCGGGCGGTGATCGAGCAGCTGCAGGCCATGCTGGCGCGGAACGTCTATCCGCTGGTGCCGCAGCAGGGCTCGGTCGGTGCCTCCGGCGATCTCGCTCCGCTGGCGCATATGACGGCGGTGATGATCGGCGAGGGGCAGGCGATCCTCGACGGCGAGGTCGTGCCCGGCAGCGAGGCGCTTGCCACAGCCGGCATAGCGCCGCTGACGCTGGGCCCCAAGGAGGGGCTCGCCCTGATCAACGGCACGCAGTTCTCGACCGCCTATGCGATCTGCGGCGTGCTGCGCGCCTTTCGCTTGGTTCGCGCCGCACTCGTTACCGGCGCGCTGTCGGTCGATGCAGCGATGGCGTCGACCGCGCCGTTCCGGCCCGAAATCCAGGCCCTGCGTGGCCAACCCGGCCAGGTTGCCGCGGCTGCGACGCTGACCGCGTTGCTCGACGGCAGCGATATCCGCCTGTCGCATCTCGAAGGCGATGAGCGCGTGCAGGATCCCTATTGCTTGCGTTGCCAGCCACAGGTCGCGGGCGCCGCACTCGATCTGATCACGCAGGCCGCGCGCACGCTGATCGTCGAAGCCAATGCCGTCACCGACAATCCATTGGTGCTGGTCGAGACCGGCGAGATCGTCTCCGGCGGAAACTTCCATGCCGAGCCGGTCGCCTTCGCCGCCGACACGATCGCGCTGGCGCTGTCGGAGATCGGCGCGATCAGCGAGCGGCGCATCGCGACGCTGGTCGATCCCGCTCTCAATTTCGGCCTGCCGCCGTTCCTGACGCCAGATCCCGGCATCAATTCTGGTTTCATGATCGCCGAGGTGACGGCGGCCGCGCTCTATGCCGAGAACAAGCAGCGTGCCGCGGCCTGCTCGATCGACTCGACGCCGACCAGCGCGAACCAGGAAGACCACGTCTCGATGGCCGCGCACGCCGCGCGGCGCCTCCTCGACATGGCGGACAATCTCGCCTCCATCCTCGGCATTGAGCTTCTTGTCGCAGCCCAAGGCATCACGCTACGCGCGCCGCATGCGACCAGCGCGCCCCTTGTTGCCGTGATCGCTCTCCTTCGCGAGCAAGTACCTGCGCTTGGCGCTGACCGCTACATGGCCGGCGATCTCGCCAAGGCCGCGACGCTGGTCGAAGCCGATGCATTGCCGGCCGCGGCGCTCGCCGCGCTTCCAACCGACCCGTTTCCAAGACTTGCCTGA
- the hutU gene encoding urocanate hydratase, translated as MNRRLDNDRTIRAPRGSEITAKSWLTEAPLRMLMNNLDPDVAERPSELVVYGGIGRAARDWESFDRITAALRKLEADQTLLVQSGKPVGIFRTHADAPRVLIANSNIVPHWATLDHFNELDRQGLMMYGQMTAGSWIYIGSQGIVQGTYETFVEVGRRHYGGSLAGKWILTAGLGGMGGAQPLAATMAGASMLAVECQPSRIEMRLRTGYLDRQAATLDEALAIMADAAKTKEAVSVGLLGNAAEIFPELVRRGVKPDIVTDQTSAHDPINGYLPKGWSLAEWETKRASDPKAVERASKTSMVEHVQAMLDFHAQGIPTLDYGNNIRQMAQDMGLKNAFDFPGFVPAYIRPLFCRGIGPFRWAALSGDPEDIFKTDAKVKELMPDDKHLHNWLDMAKERIKFQGLPARICWVGLGDRHRLGLAFNEMVARGELKAPIVIGRDHLDSGSVASPNRETEAMKDGSDAVSDWPLLNALLNCASGATWVSLHHGGGVGIGYSQHAGMVIVADGTPEAAKRIERVLWNDPASGVMRHADAGYDIAIDCARDKGLDLPSLSK; from the coding sequence ATGAACCGCCGACTGGACAACGACCGCACCATCCGCGCGCCCCGTGGCAGCGAGATCACCGCCAAGAGCTGGCTGACGGAAGCGCCCTTGCGCATGCTCATGAACAATCTCGATCCTGATGTCGCCGAGCGCCCGAGCGAGCTCGTCGTCTATGGCGGCATCGGCCGCGCCGCGCGCGACTGGGAGAGTTTTGATCGCATCACGGCCGCGCTGCGCAAGCTCGAAGCCGACCAGACGCTGCTGGTGCAATCAGGCAAGCCTGTCGGCATCTTCCGCACCCATGCCGATGCGCCGCGCGTGCTGATCGCGAACTCCAACATCGTGCCGCATTGGGCGACGCTCGATCATTTCAACGAGCTCGACCGTCAGGGTCTGATGATGTACGGCCAGATGACCGCGGGCTCCTGGATCTATATCGGCAGCCAGGGCATCGTGCAGGGCACTTACGAGACCTTTGTCGAGGTCGGCCGCCGCCATTATGGCGGTAGCCTTGCGGGCAAGTGGATTCTCACCGCCGGCCTCGGCGGCATGGGCGGCGCGCAGCCGCTGGCCGCGACCATGGCCGGCGCCTCGATGCTTGCCGTCGAATGCCAGCCGAGCCGCATCGAGATGCGCCTGCGCACCGGCTATCTCGATCGCCAGGCGGCTACGCTTGACGAAGCGCTCGCGATCATGGCGGATGCCGCGAAGACGAAGGAGGCGGTCTCGGTTGGCCTGCTCGGCAATGCCGCGGAGATTTTCCCCGAGCTGGTCCGTCGCGGCGTCAAGCCCGATATCGTCACCGACCAGACCAGCGCGCACGACCCGATCAACGGCTATTTGCCGAAGGGCTGGTCGCTGGCCGAGTGGGAGACCAAGCGCGCCTCCGATCCGAAAGCCGTCGAGCGCGCCTCGAAGACCTCGATGGTCGAGCACGTCCAGGCCATGCTGGATTTCCACGCGCAGGGCATTCCGACGCTCGACTACGGCAACAACATCCGCCAGATGGCACAGGACATGGGGCTGAAGAACGCCTTCGATTTCCCGGGCTTCGTGCCCGCCTATATCCGCCCGCTGTTCTGCCGCGGCATCGGGCCGTTCCGCTGGGCCGCGCTGTCGGGCGATCCTGAAGACATCTTCAAGACCGACGCCAAGGTCAAGGAGCTGATGCCTGACGACAAGCATCTGCACAACTGGCTCGACATGGCCAAGGAGCGCATCAAGTTCCAGGGACTGCCGGCGCGGATCTGCTGGGTCGGCCTCGGCGATCGTCATCGGCTCGGCCTTGCCTTCAACGAGATGGTGGCGCGTGGTGAGTTGAAAGCGCCCATCGTGATCGGCCGCGATCATCTCGACAGCGGTTCGGTGGCGAGCCCCAACCGCGAGACCGAGGCGATGAAGGACGGATCGGATGCGGTGTCCGACTGGCCACTGCTCAACGCGCTCTTGAATTGTGCGAGCGGCGCGACCTGGGTGTCGCTGCATCATGGCGGCGGCGTCGGCATCGGCTATTCCCAGCATGCCGGCATGGTCATCGTCGCCGATGGCACGCCTGAGGCTGCCAAACGGATCGAGCGCGTGCTCTGGAACGATCCCGCCAGCGGCGTCATGCGCCATGCGGACGCCGGCTACGATATCGCGATCGACTGCGCCCGTGACAAGGGGCTCGATCTGCCGAGCCTTTCGAAGTAA